In Terriglobales bacterium, a single window of DNA contains:
- a CDS encoding TIM-barrel domain-containing protein, giving the protein MSYKNDLPCAQPRQRATFVFCTVLIFAAAIWVQAQQAPKQSPPGVGNLESLAVSGDTLTLRVGGDTLIAQIVEPNILRVHYRPQGQTSPPTPVLDPTRIWRNDIPAKIDTESDPMVISSDRMIVKISKKPVRFAIYDAANRLLLEEPKEGGVYGGGLRFAYKNSGPFFGIEGTSLPANNVDPYQDIRAGMRRSGGAVRAGRQGDGGAPLAYTTTYGLLVDSDGGEFDLSRGMLQFSGGSRSDVEYFAIVGDPKAILQGVADISGHPPMMPKWTLGFMNSQWGTTQSEVTQIVADYRAKGIPIDGFILDFDWKAWGEDDYGEWRWNSTSGTGNVHPNKYPDGASGEFAREMLGKGIKLAGIFKPRILLRNPDGALTTAAKYAYDHNFFFEWEQPYEEYFSKRPALDIDFSKPAARAWFWEHMIPAYRSGIQYFWNDEADSIGNAFFPNFQHANMQRAMYEGARSLGNQRVWSISRNFYLGAQRYAYGEWSGDERTGFSSMAWQAPRMLSAVNLGEPHWSMDTGGFGGHPSAENYARWIEFAAFVPIMRVHGDLNEHRQPWIYGGQAEADAKAAIELRYRLTPYMYAYERQAHESGTGIVRPLFWDFPEESAHTAYISDEWMFGDELLVAPILGEGQAHRSIYLPRGQWIDYFRGQRYEGGKFITYSVDPETWSDIPLFIREGAILPTEDVQQYVGEHPVTRVYLDVFPTKTEISFTYYDDDGITYDYEKGAFYQQRLVASDNGTTIHFDSDAPTGSYTPALREYEIRLHGIKAHAVTSDGAESKRFADLTQLESEAAEGWTTGNDRYGDVTFVKVGATTAKHVAASR; this is encoded by the coding sequence GTGAGCTATAAGAACGATCTGCCCTGCGCTCAGCCTCGGCAGAGAGCCACGTTCGTCTTCTGTACAGTATTGATCTTTGCTGCGGCCATCTGGGTTCAGGCGCAGCAAGCGCCGAAGCAATCGCCGCCCGGAGTGGGGAATCTTGAGAGCCTCGCGGTAAGCGGCGACACGCTTACGCTGCGCGTCGGCGGAGATACGCTCATCGCACAGATCGTGGAGCCCAATATCCTTCGGGTCCATTATCGCCCCCAAGGCCAGACGAGCCCACCCACTCCGGTGCTGGATCCCACCCGCATCTGGCGCAATGACATTCCTGCAAAGATCGATACGGAGTCGGACCCGATGGTGATTTCGAGCGATCGGATGATCGTGAAGATCTCGAAGAAGCCGGTGCGGTTCGCGATCTACGATGCCGCTAATCGCCTGCTGCTCGAGGAGCCGAAGGAGGGAGGCGTGTACGGAGGCGGCCTGCGCTTCGCTTACAAAAACTCGGGCCCATTTTTTGGCATCGAGGGAACCAGCCTGCCGGCGAACAATGTCGATCCGTACCAGGATATTCGTGCCGGGATGCGGCGTTCCGGGGGCGCGGTCCGCGCCGGTCGTCAGGGGGACGGCGGGGCGCCACTCGCATACACGACCACGTATGGCTTGCTGGTGGATTCAGACGGCGGAGAATTCGATCTCTCGCGCGGCATGCTCCAGTTCAGCGGGGGTTCGCGTAGCGATGTCGAGTACTTCGCGATCGTAGGTGACCCAAAGGCGATTCTGCAAGGCGTGGCCGACATCAGCGGTCACCCGCCGATGATGCCCAAGTGGACGCTTGGCTTTATGAACAGTCAGTGGGGAACAACGCAATCGGAGGTTACGCAAATCGTTGCCGACTATCGCGCAAAGGGAATCCCCATTGATGGTTTTATTCTGGATTTCGACTGGAAGGCCTGGGGAGAAGACGATTACGGAGAATGGCGATGGAACAGCACGAGCGGAACGGGGAACGTCCATCCGAACAAATATCCGGATGGCGCCTCGGGCGAATTCGCACGTGAGATGCTGGGTAAGGGCATCAAGCTGGCAGGCATATTCAAGCCCCGTATCCTGCTGCGCAACCCAGATGGCGCATTGACCACGGCTGCCAAGTATGCCTACGACCATAATTTTTTCTTCGAGTGGGAGCAGCCGTACGAGGAATACTTTTCGAAACGGCCTGCGCTCGACATCGATTTTTCCAAACCCGCGGCTCGCGCATGGTTCTGGGAGCACATGATTCCGGCGTACCGCTCGGGAATCCAGTATTTCTGGAACGATGAGGCCGATTCGATCGGCAATGCTTTCTTTCCCAATTTCCAGCACGCGAACATGCAGAGGGCGATGTATGAAGGCGCACGCTCTCTCGGAAACCAAAGAGTGTGGTCGATCAGCCGCAATTTTTATCTGGGCGCGCAACGTTATGCCTACGGAGAGTGGTCGGGCGATGAACGGACCGGATTCAGCAGCATGGCCTGGCAGGCGCCGCGGATGCTCTCAGCGGTCAATCTTGGTGAGCCACACTGGAGCATGGATACCGGCGGCTTCGGGGGACATCCCAGTGCTGAAAATTACGCCCGCTGGATAGAATTCGCGGCTTTCGTTCCCATCATGCGAGTGCATGGAGACCTCAATGAACACCGCCAGCCTTGGATTTACGGCGGTCAGGCTGAAGCAGACGCCAAGGCGGCGATCGAGCTGCGTTATCGCCTGACTCCTTATATGTATGCCTATGAGCGTCAGGCGCACGAAAGCGGCACCGGCATCGTGCGCCCGCTCTTCTGGGATTTCCCGGAAGAGAGCGCTCACACAGCATACATCAGTGACGAGTGGATGTTTGGCGACGAACTGCTCGTTGCGCCCATCTTGGGTGAAGGACAGGCGCACCGCAGTATCTACCTGCCTCGGGGCCAGTGGATTGACTATTTTCGTGGGCAGCGATACGAAGGGGGTAAGTTTATAACTTATTCCGTCGATCCAGAGACGTGGTCAGATATTCCTCTCTTCATACGGGAAGGTGCGATCCTGCCGACCGAGGACGTACAGCAATATGTCGGAGAGCATCCCGTAACACGGGTCTACCTGGACGTGTTTCCAACCAAAACGGAAATATCGTTCACTTATTATGATGACGACGGCATTACATATGACTACGAGAAGGGCGCTTTCTACCAGCAACGCCTGGTCGCCAGCGATAATGGAACGACAATCCATTTCGACTCGGATGCGCCCACTGGCTCCTATACACCGGCGCTGCGGGAGTACGAAATCAGGCTGCACGGCATCAAGGCGCACGCCGTGACCAGCGACGGCGCAGAAAGTAAGCGTTTTGCAGACCTTACACAGCTCGAGAGCGAGGCCGCTGAGGGCTGGACGACGGGAAATGATCGATACGGTGATGTCACGTTTGTGAAGGTAGGGGCCACCACTGCGAAGCACGTCGCTGCCAGCCGCTAG
- a CDS encoding CHAT domain-containing tetratricopeptide repeat protein, with translation MAGQRLMSKQTSRWRWLPAVLVLGAAILVAQSQPQSQPQPPTASQPQAQPSAQQQALEALADKLIAAPDEEARNTLLSTNGDLLTVDLIHILHHRAGVLYDTRKDLSHALAADEIALTIAQRINDKTEIANSFRDVGVVLDAQEDHEAALDYLRRAIALSEEINDPGLAASYSQIGVTLRHMGSYQEAADYLNRAVKLREAQGDKPGLARASFNLGNVYQELGNQRLALQQYQRSMEISKELGIESGIAYNANGLGTVYEAQGDYDLALSYYQQSLKLKEKFANPAQIATTLMNIGQVYQDMGNVSLARENYEKALKLKEANGDQQGTALVLHNYGWMLREQGNFSQALEIYQESLKISESLGDKFLFSQTMIEMARIYCVQHDYARALELGQRASEIAREMGNTEVLSQALDVVGLALAGLGRAEEAHSTMLQAIAEVEELRGQVAGAEEESAGFLDKKIEPYQHMVRMLVSEDKSAEAFEFTERAKARVLLDVMRSGRVHVDKAMTAQENEQEHKLLSRLASLNVQLSAEKAKPTPNTTHIAQLNADLDQARLDYRDFQTSLYTAHPELQVARGDVKPVSLAQAAPLLPDAKTALLEFLVTADETYLFVLVKAADASTPQLTAYTLPIGEKELTTRVDRFRQQLATRDPEYGQPARALYRLLLRPAHAALAGKTMMVIVPDGPLWELPFQALQSSDGHHLLQEAAISYAPSLTVLLEMARRHRESRSDAPRLLALGNPAFKGQAATGTQISQLDPDPVSHAQENDAERSKSGDLPSAEREVAGLGRLYGSARSSVYIRAAADEKTFKEEAPKYDVLHLATHGVFDDRSPMYSHLVLSAGDDPGEDGLLEAWEVINLNLKADLVVLSACETARGKASSGEGLIGMSWAFFVAGAPSLVASQWKVDSASTTELMLHFHRGLHPTAGAQGHSLAKARALQQAELSVMKRPEYRHPYYWAGFVIVGDGL, from the coding sequence ATGGCGGGCCAGAGACTCATGTCGAAGCAGACATCAAGATGGCGATGGCTGCCAGCCGTACTGGTGCTGGGCGCGGCGATACTCGTCGCGCAGTCGCAGCCCCAATCACAGCCGCAGCCGCCGACTGCTTCACAACCGCAGGCCCAGCCTTCCGCTCAGCAGCAGGCGCTCGAAGCGCTCGCCGATAAGCTCATTGCAGCGCCCGACGAAGAGGCGCGCAATACGCTGCTTTCTACAAACGGCGATTTGTTGACCGTCGACCTGATCCACATTCTTCATCATCGCGCAGGCGTTCTGTACGACACCAGAAAAGACCTTTCCCACGCCCTGGCGGCCGATGAGATTGCCTTGACGATCGCTCAACGAATCAACGACAAAACGGAAATCGCCAATTCTTTTCGCGATGTCGGTGTGGTTCTCGATGCCCAAGAGGACCACGAAGCTGCTTTGGACTACTTGCGCAGGGCGATCGCCCTTTCCGAGGAGATCAATGATCCTGGCCTGGCTGCTTCCTACAGCCAAATTGGCGTCACGTTGAGACACATGGGCAGCTACCAGGAAGCCGCGGATTACCTGAACCGCGCCGTGAAGCTGAGAGAGGCTCAAGGCGACAAACCCGGCCTTGCCCGGGCCTCGTTCAATCTCGGCAACGTATACCAGGAGCTTGGCAACCAGCGCCTGGCTTTGCAGCAGTACCAGAGAAGCATGGAAATCAGCAAAGAGCTGGGGATTGAGAGCGGGATTGCTTACAACGCAAATGGCCTGGGCACAGTCTACGAAGCTCAAGGGGACTATGATTTGGCCCTTTCCTACTACCAGCAGAGTTTGAAGCTCAAAGAGAAGTTCGCCAATCCGGCCCAGATTGCAACCACCCTTATGAACATCGGCCAAGTGTATCAGGATATGGGCAACGTCTCCCTTGCCCGCGAGAACTACGAGAAGGCGCTCAAACTCAAAGAAGCCAACGGGGACCAACAGGGGACAGCCCTCGTTCTTCACAACTATGGCTGGATGCTGCGAGAGCAAGGGAACTTCAGTCAGGCGCTGGAGATCTATCAAGAGAGCCTCAAGATAAGCGAATCTCTTGGCGACAAATTTCTCTTCTCCCAAACCATGATCGAGATGGCCAGGATCTACTGCGTCCAGCACGATTACGCCCGTGCCCTGGAGTTGGGGCAGCGTGCCTCCGAGATCGCCCGCGAAATGGGTAACACGGAAGTACTCTCCCAGGCATTGGATGTAGTGGGCCTGGCACTGGCTGGATTGGGCAGGGCCGAAGAGGCCCACTCGACCATGTTGCAGGCCATCGCTGAAGTCGAGGAGCTTCGTGGCCAGGTTGCCGGCGCCGAGGAAGAGAGCGCGGGCTTTCTTGACAAAAAGATCGAGCCTTACCAGCACATGGTGCGGATGCTGGTTTCTGAAGACAAATCGGCAGAGGCCTTCGAATTTACCGAGCGCGCCAAAGCCCGCGTCCTGCTGGATGTAATGCGCAGCGGTCGCGTTCACGTTGACAAAGCGATGACCGCGCAGGAGAACGAACAGGAGCACAAACTCCTCAGCCGGCTGGCTTCACTGAACGTGCAACTCTCGGCGGAGAAGGCAAAGCCCACTCCGAACACGACGCACATCGCCCAGCTCAACGCCGATTTGGACCAAGCCCGCCTCGATTATCGCGATTTTCAAACCTCGCTCTACACCGCTCACCCTGAGCTCCAGGTTGCACGCGGTGATGTAAAACCCGTATCGCTCGCCCAAGCGGCCCCTTTGCTCCCTGATGCCAAGACCGCGCTGCTCGAGTTCTTAGTCACAGCAGACGAGACCTATCTCTTTGTCCTGGTTAAGGCAGCTGACGCGAGCACGCCCCAGCTCACGGCTTACACCCTGCCGATCGGAGAGAAAGAGCTGACCACGCGTGTGGACCGCTTTCGCCAGCAGCTTGCCACTCGCGATCCTGAATACGGGCAGCCGGCGCGAGCGCTTTACCGGCTGTTGCTCCGCCCTGCGCATGCTGCTCTCGCCGGCAAGACAATGATGGTGATCGTTCCCGATGGGCCACTGTGGGAGCTTCCTTTCCAGGCCCTTCAATCTTCAGACGGTCATCATCTGCTGCAAGAGGCTGCCATCTCCTATGCGCCTTCACTGACCGTTCTGCTTGAAATGGCTCGACGCCACCGCGAGAGCCGAAGCGATGCGCCGCGATTGCTGGCGCTGGGCAATCCGGCATTCAAGGGCCAGGCCGCCACTGGAACACAGATTTCGCAGCTGGACCCTGACCCAGTGAGCCATGCTCAGGAGAACGATGCCGAGCGGAGCAAATCTGGAGACCTGCCCAGCGCCGAGCGCGAGGTTGCTGGATTGGGCCGCCTTTACGGATCTGCACGCAGCAGCGTTTACATCCGGGCCGCGGCCGACGAGAAGACATTCAAGGAGGAAGCCCCGAAATACGATGTGTTGCACCTGGCGACACACGGTGTCTTTGACGATCGCAGTCCGATGTATTCACACCTAGTGCTCTCCGCGGGAGATGATCCCGGCGAAGATGGGTTGTTAGAGGCATGGGAGGTCATCAATCTCAACCTGAAAGCGGATCTTGTGGTGTTATCAGCTTGCGAAACTGCTCGTGGCAAAGCCAGCAGCGGCGAGGGACTGATCGGCATGTCATGGGCATTCTTCGTCGCGGGCGCTCCCTCCCTGGTTGCCAGCCAATGGAAGGTTGACTCAGCCAGCACAACGGAACTTATGTTGCACTTTCATCGCGGGCTTCATCCTACCGCAGGAGCACAAGGCCATTCCTTGGCAAAAGCCAGGGCGCTGCAGCAGGCTGAGCTAAGCGTGATGAAGCGACCCGAATACCGCCATCCTTATTATTGGGCAGGATTCGTGATCGTCGGCGATGGATTGTAG
- a CDS encoding carboxypeptidase regulatory-like domain-containing protein, whose product MLRTQFTSRIIAILASALLVVVASNPMLAQAVNGTLLGTVVDSTSAVVSGAKVTITELKTGVGRGTTTNASGNYEFPDLPPGVYEVVVEHPGFKKELRPKVEVAVNSTVRVNLRLDLGEVSETVAVTGDLPLLQTDRADVGRKMEALQVTKLPLGTNRNFQNLLNLVPGTTRAHREHSEFFNSQDSLSTEVNGQSREFNDLKLDGVDDNERTGLLQVYIPPAEAIETVDVTTGNYSAEFGRAGGAVTNVQLKSGTNEFHGSVYEYNRISALAAVPFFQDTKVVPKGKGVYNYYGGTIGGPIFKKKLFFFGDILRIDDLRGKFDQFTLPTAAFRNGDFSSVLPNTVIYDPFQTTDATHRTLVLDANGNPIPVAAASRTPFPGNIIPASRITTLSQKILGLVPGTNVLNPGTGPNYQAVTNFLKTTTSFDTKFDFNRTENDRYAFRFSRAVANVSDQPVFGLAGGPKGGGFQGTGVQHVQSGALNQTHVFSPTLISETRIGIDHYRNVTHQSDFGSNASDALGIKGVNLNPFTSGLTGIDIQGGFSSPMVGYSASQPWDRGETNINGVTNWTKIWGNHTFKWGLDLRRLRDDLVQSQDFSPRGVFRFGTGTTDNGSSKTGSANNLAAFLLDAPTVVGRDLSFQSGSWRETEMFTYAGDTWQVNPRLTVNAGLRWELYFPPTPHHSGGFSNYDPTTNSLVLAGIGSNPLNLGRTTSYTYFAPRFGVAYRLTEKLVVRSGFGISYEPFTNNQYAWDFPVRQGNAATALDSHSIPTFDYGRGQEAASMAKGFPAPVTAIIPANGIIVLPDRRTLPAGPAQATTHSGDSLNIIDKNFRQPYIEAWNFAIQYALPKNFVVDAAYVGNHGVRVPMTIDLNAALVPGICQYANASSGCAPTATPTTLMKDDCHIRPICDQFGRTGASNFLFKRTSSNYNALQVKLDHKWSSGFLMTTSYTFSKALAFRSDLGSDGGSPTFYLDTINGVTAQGFHRNYSVTSQDRRHVLTQSFIYDLPFGRGKMFLKSGWESWIAGGWQISAVPTFMTGRPLHFVASGSSLNANGTTQTPIQIAPFHILGGIGKGNPWFDTAAFCPVTQSPAPGSPCPAVPNGTLGNMARYAFAGPKFFNMDASVSRRFSFTERVGMELRIEALNATNTPQFDLPTVDLTNSSYGLVTGTASGNRAVTLAGKITF is encoded by the coding sequence ATGCTGCGGACACAGTTCACATCTCGAATAATAGCAATTCTGGCGAGCGCGTTGCTGGTTGTGGTTGCTTCGAACCCAATGCTGGCTCAGGCAGTGAATGGCACGTTGCTGGGAACCGTAGTTGATTCTACGAGTGCGGTGGTGAGCGGCGCAAAGGTGACGATCACCGAACTGAAAACTGGCGTGGGGCGCGGCACAACCACCAATGCCAGCGGCAACTACGAGTTCCCGGATCTTCCGCCCGGCGTGTACGAGGTCGTGGTCGAGCATCCGGGATTCAAAAAAGAGTTACGACCCAAGGTGGAGGTCGCGGTCAACAGCACGGTCCGGGTCAATCTCCGGTTGGATCTGGGAGAAGTCAGCGAAACCGTGGCGGTCACGGGAGATTTGCCGTTACTGCAAACGGATCGCGCCGATGTCGGCCGCAAGATGGAGGCTCTACAAGTGACGAAGCTTCCTCTGGGCACGAACCGCAACTTCCAAAACCTGTTGAACCTTGTACCCGGCACCACGCGCGCCCATCGCGAGCACTCCGAGTTCTTCAATTCGCAAGACAGTCTGTCCACCGAGGTGAACGGCCAGTCGCGAGAGTTCAATGATCTGAAGCTTGATGGCGTGGATGACAACGAACGCACCGGTCTGCTGCAGGTCTACATTCCACCCGCGGAGGCGATCGAGACGGTGGATGTGACCACGGGCAACTACTCTGCTGAATTTGGCCGTGCGGGCGGGGCAGTGACCAACGTGCAGTTGAAGTCTGGTACCAACGAATTCCACGGCTCGGTGTACGAATACAACCGCATCAGCGCGTTAGCGGCAGTGCCGTTTTTTCAGGATACGAAAGTAGTGCCGAAGGGCAAGGGCGTCTATAACTACTATGGCGGCACCATTGGCGGACCCATTTTTAAGAAGAAGTTGTTCTTCTTTGGCGATATCCTGCGGATCGATGACTTGCGCGGAAAGTTTGACCAGTTCACCCTGCCGACGGCGGCGTTCCGCAACGGGGATTTCAGTTCTGTCCTTCCTAACACAGTCATTTACGATCCGTTTCAAACGACCGATGCCACACACCGGACTCTGGTCCTCGACGCAAACGGCAACCCTATTCCCGTGGCAGCCGCGAGCCGAACGCCATTCCCTGGCAATATTATTCCTGCAAGCCGCATTACGACCCTCTCGCAGAAAATCCTCGGCCTGGTTCCGGGAACGAACGTATTGAACCCTGGGACAGGCCCGAACTACCAGGCAGTAACGAATTTTCTGAAAACCACGACTTCTTTTGATACCAAGTTCGACTTCAACCGCACTGAGAACGATCGCTATGCCTTCCGCTTCAGCCGGGCCGTAGCAAACGTCAGCGATCAGCCGGTCTTTGGATTGGCCGGCGGTCCCAAAGGCGGCGGCTTTCAGGGCACCGGAGTCCAGCACGTACAAAGCGGCGCTCTGAATCAGACCCACGTTTTCTCGCCAACGTTGATCTCCGAGACGCGCATCGGCATTGATCACTACAGGAATGTCACCCATCAAAGCGACTTTGGCTCGAATGCCTCCGACGCCCTGGGCATAAAAGGCGTAAACCTCAACCCCTTTACCAGCGGGCTGACTGGGATCGATATCCAGGGTGGCTTTTCCAGCCCGATGGTTGGTTACTCGGCCAGCCAACCCTGGGACCGCGGCGAGACCAATATCAACGGCGTGACCAACTGGACCAAGATCTGGGGCAACCATACCTTCAAATGGGGGCTCGACCTGCGAAGGCTGCGCGACGACCTGGTGCAGTCGCAGGACTTCTCGCCGCGCGGGGTCTTCAGGTTCGGCACGGGTACGACCGACAATGGATCATCCAAAACCGGCTCTGCCAATAATCTCGCTGCCTTTCTGCTGGATGCGCCAACCGTGGTTGGCCGTGATCTCTCATTTCAATCAGGGTCCTGGCGTGAGACTGAGATGTTTACCTATGCGGGAGACACCTGGCAGGTGAACCCAAGGCTGACGGTGAACGCTGGCCTGCGCTGGGAGCTATACTTCCCGCCGACGCCGCATCACTCCGGAGGCTTCTCCAACTATGACCCGACGACCAACTCCCTGGTTCTGGCCGGAATCGGCAGCAACCCATTGAACCTGGGACGCACAACCTCCTACACCTACTTTGCTCCGCGCTTTGGCGTGGCCTACCGCTTGACGGAAAAACTGGTGGTGCGCAGCGGCTTCGGCATCAGCTACGAACCCTTTACCAACAACCAGTATGCCTGGGACTTCCCGGTACGCCAGGGCAATGCTGCCACTGCCCTCGACAGTCATTCCATCCCCACCTTTGATTACGGAAGAGGCCAGGAAGCAGCCAGTATGGCAAAAGGGTTCCCCGCTCCCGTGACCGCTATCATCCCCGCCAACGGCATCATCGTGCTTCCCGACCGCCGCACGCTGCCTGCCGGACCCGCCCAGGCCACAACCCATTCTGGTGACAGCCTGAACATCATTGACAAGAACTTCCGCCAGCCTTACATAGAAGCGTGGAACTTCGCAATCCAATACGCCTTGCCGAAGAACTTCGTGGTAGACGCAGCATACGTGGGCAATCACGGTGTGCGCGTGCCCATGACCATCGATCTGAACGCCGCTCTGGTTCCAGGAATCTGTCAATATGCGAACGCTAGCAGCGGCTGCGCGCCTACAGCGACCCCCACCACGCTGATGAAAGATGACTGTCACATCCGGCCTATTTGCGACCAGTTCGGCAGGACAGGCGCCAGCAACTTCCTGTTCAAACGGACATCCTCGAATTACAACGCGTTACAGGTCAAGCTCGACCATAAATGGTCAAGCGGTTTCCTGATGACCACCTCGTATACCTTCTCCAAGGCTTTGGCATTCCGGTCCGACTTGGGAAGCGATGGCGGGAGCCCCACCTTCTACCTTGATACCATCAACGGTGTTACGGCCCAGGGGTTCCATCGCAACTACTCTGTCACCAGCCAGGATCGCCGGCACGTCCTGACGCAAAGCTTCATCTATGACTTGCCTTTCGGCAGAGGAAAAATGTTCCTGAAGTCAGGATGGGAAAGCTGGATTGCCGGAGGCTGGCAGATCAGCGCGGTGCCGACGTTCATGACAGGCAGGCCGCTCCACTTTGTTGCCAGTGGCAGCTCGCTCAACGCCAACGGCACGACACAGACGCCAATCCAGATCGCACCTTTCCATATACTGGGCGGAATTGGCAAAGGCAACCCGTGGTTTGATACTGCCGCCTTCTGCCCGGTGACCCAGAGTCCGGCGCCGGGCTCGCCTTGTCCTGCTGTGCCCAACGGCACATTGGGGAACATGGCTCGGTATGCATTTGCTGGACCCAAGTTTTTCAACATGGATGCCTCCGTATCGCGCCGGTTTTCATTTACTGAACGCGTCGGAATGGAGCTGCGCATAGAAGCTTTAAATGCCACAAACACGCCGCAGTTCGATCTTCCGACAGTGGATTTGACCAATAGCAGCTATGGCCTGGTAACCGGCACAGCGAGCGGTAACCGCGCGGTAACCTTGGCGGGAAAAATCACGTTCTGA
- a CDS encoding glycoside hydrolase family 76 protein: MKNPIAGLTAIMLAIAGLFLPPSARARNEADADYKAYNAAFLAQKSDGNFVPSSYTNALWASGIRGNLSFETGGNLPVHSSSTSPLLSAAFTSANADTLMNSYNNAFYAGNNGKGYFKNYRTGGGTGFWQQAEEIEAVEDAYERSGNYRTMIVSLLNGFASIRGSNWSSNIFNDDIMWATIAFARGYQITGDATFLSIAETNYAIAFNRGWDPVAGGLFWTTAKNSKNACVEGPGSIAAHLLYEITGKTSYRQQSAAIFNFLQARLWNSSIGNVYDNLSNHGATTYNQGTFIRAAELNGNIAAANLAAKYLMSMGSTTPASHGYNIMPNYKTANNNSGFNSIAIRWVARFMKDKGLQSTYLGWLQANAQAAWNVIRISDDLSWQDWHDVLPGGTLVGSWDCVSSVTALQDVPPPQ; the protein is encoded by the coding sequence ATGAAAAATCCGATTGCAGGTCTGACCGCCATAATGCTTGCCATAGCAGGCCTTTTCCTTCCACCAAGCGCCCGCGCTCGGAATGAGGCCGATGCCGACTATAAGGCCTACAATGCAGCTTTCCTGGCGCAGAAGAGCGACGGCAATTTTGTGCCCTCTAGCTATACGAATGCGCTTTGGGCCAGCGGTATCCGCGGGAATCTTTCGTTCGAGACCGGCGGCAATCTGCCTGTCCACTCCTCTTCGACAAGTCCGCTATTGAGCGCTGCCTTCACATCCGCCAATGCCGACACTCTGATGAATTCCTATAACAATGCTTTTTACGCTGGGAACAACGGCAAGGGCTATTTCAAGAACTACCGGACCGGCGGCGGCACCGGTTTCTGGCAACAAGCCGAAGAGATTGAAGCCGTGGAAGACGCCTATGAGCGATCGGGAAATTATCGAACGATGATTGTTTCTCTGCTCAACGGCTTTGCCAGCATTCGCGGCAGCAACTGGTCGTCTAACATTTTTAACGACGATATCATGTGGGCGACCATCGCCTTCGCGCGTGGATACCAGATCACCGGCGATGCCACGTTTCTCAGCATCGCGGAAACCAACTACGCCATTGCTTTTAACCGCGGATGGGACCCTGTTGCCGGAGGCTTGTTTTGGACTACCGCCAAGAATTCAAAGAATGCATGTGTGGAAGGTCCTGGTTCGATCGCCGCCCACCTGCTTTATGAAATTACGGGCAAGACAAGTTACCGGCAGCAGTCGGCGGCCATCTTCAATTTCCTGCAAGCGCGGCTTTGGAATTCGAGCATTGGCAACGTTTATGACAATTTAAGCAACCATGGGGCCACGACCTACAACCAGGGCACGTTTATTCGCGCCGCTGAGCTCAATGGAAACATCGCTGCCGCGAACTTGGCTGCCAAGTATTTGATGAGCATGGGCAGCACCACTCCCGCGTCCCATGGATATAACATCATGCCTAATTACAAGACCGCCAACAACAATTCCGGCTTCAATAGCATTGCGATTCGCTGGGTAGCGCGGTTCATGAAAGATAAGGGCCTGCAAAGCACCTACCTGGGATGGTTGCAGGCCAACGCCCAGGCAGCCTGGAATGTTATTCGAATCTCGGATGATCTCTCCTGGCAGGACTGGCATGATGTCCTTCCAGGCGGAACGCTCGTTGGTTCCTGGGACTGTGTCAGTTCGGTTACGGCGCTGCAAGATGTACCGCCACCGCAATAG